AGGTTTCTTTTTTATGACTGGAGCTGCAGCACAGTATGAAGCAGATGGAGCTTCGGCAATGTATTGGCTAGTTCTAGCTTATTTATTCCATACAATAGGAGAATTATGTATTTCGCCAGTGGCATTATCATATATAACCAAACTAGCTCCTGTAAAATACGCATCTTTAATGATGGGAGTTTATTTTGCAATGACCGGATTAGGAAATAAGGTGGCTGGATTGTTAGGAGAGTCAGCAGAAAGTTTCGGAGAGTTAACCATATTTACAGGAATTGCTGTTTTTTGTGTCGCATTTGGTGCATTGATGTTGTTATTCAGGAAAAAACTAGAAAAGTTAACTCATGGTGTTGAAGATAAAGAAGGAACAATACATGAGGAAGCAGAAGGATTTGAATTAGCAGATAGAAACTAATTAAAATAAAAACAAGCCTCGTAATAGGAATATTACGAGGCTTGTTATGTTAAATTATATACATTTATAATATGAGTTCAGATATAGAAAATCTATTTAAAGACAAGGTTTTAGGACACCCAGCAGGATTGTTTGTGTTGTTCTTTACAGAAATGTGGGAGCGTTTTTCTTACTACGGAATGCGTGCTATTTTAGTAATATTTTTAACTGGTGCTGTTACTGGTAACAATCCAGGATGGGGTTGGGATACTTCGGCTGCATTATCACTATTGGGAACATATGCACTTTTTGTGTACTTAACACCTATAGTTGGAGGTTGGTTAGCCGATAATAAAATTGGTTATAGAATGGCTGTTGTTATAGGGGCGTTATTAATGACCTTAGGACATGCTGCTATGGCTGTAGAAACACCTACCTTTTTATATATTGGTATTGCGTTGTTAATTGTAGGAAATGGTTTCTTTAAACCTAACATGACTTCTATTATTTCTAAAATGTATGCTGGTAAGGATGATAAGAAAGATGGAGCGTATAACATTTTCTATATGGGAGTAAATGCAGGAGCATTTATTGGAATTATGCTTTGTGGATGGGTAGGAGAAAAAGTAGGATGGAGCTACGGATTTGGACTAGCAGGTATTTTCATGTTGTTAGGAATGCTTCAGTTTTATTATGCTCAACCTATTTTTGGAAGCTTAGGTGATAAGCCTAAAAATGAAGAAAAAGACATGATAGATACTTTAGTAGAGAATCCTGATAATGGAGGAGTGAAGCTAAACAAGTTTTCTGTTCTTGATTATTCTTTAATAGGTGTTTTTATAGTTTCTGCTTTAATATTTATTATAAATGATCCGCTAAGTAAAATTGGTGATATTCAAGCATTGAACTTTACAGTTGCTGGAATGGGAGATTCTTTATTTTTTGCATTGGTCGCGGCTATAAGTTTTATTTTGTTGTTAATTGTTAGAATACCTAGGTATACGAGAATTGAACGAGATAGAATGATTGCATTTACAATTTTCTGTTTATTTACAATTTTCTTTTGGGCAGCATTTGAGCAAGCTGCAGGTTCATTACCAATTTATACAAGAGATTTTACTGATAGGGTATTAGAAGGAACAGCTGGAAGTGTTTTTAAAATAGTTGATTTATTAGTGACAGTTGTTCCAATGGGAATAATTACTTACGTATTATATAGTCTTTTCAAAAAAACCTTTAATAAAATAAGTTTATCAAACATAATTTTAGGGGTTAGTTTCTTGATCGTTTGGGCAATTATTTTATACAAGTTATATATTGAGTTTAGTGATCCAAAAGCGGAAGTGCCAATTACTTGGTTTGCTATTTTAAACTCTTTATTCATTATTGCTTTTGCGCCATTATTTACTAAATGGTGGGATAGTAAATATAATCCACCAGCATCGGTTAAATATGGATTAGGTTTAATTATTATGGCTATAGGATTTGGGTTATTAGCATTCGCAGCTAGTGATATCCCTTTAGGAGCTAAAACAGCTAAGTTAAGTATGGTTTGGTTAGTGTTAGCTTATTTGTTTCATACGCTTGGAGAATTATGTTTATCACCAATGGGACTTTCGTATTTGAGTAAGTTAGTTCCTGCAAGAATGGTTGCCTTCATGTTTGGGGTATACTATTTAGCAATTGCTATAGGGAATAAATTGGCACATTATATTGGTGGTGATATAGAAAAAATTACTGAAGAAAGTGGATTGTCATTTTTCTTCTTGATTTTCACGATAGTTCCAATAGCATTAGGATTGTTGTCGTTTGCGCTTCATCCATTACTTAAAAGGTTAATGCACGGAGTAAAATAAGATTTTACAAACGTTAAAATAAACTAAAAACCTATTGAGTGTAAAAACTTGATAGGTTTTTTTGTAAATTTGGAATACTTATTGAGACTTATAGGGTATGAAGAAATTAATATTACTAGCATTTATATTTGTAGGCACTATACAAATGACTGCGCAAAACGAAATAAACTGGTTGTCTTTTGAAGAGGCTATTGAGAAGAGTAAAGAGAATCCAAAGCCAATTTTAGTTGATTTATATACAGACTGGTGCGGTTGGTGCAAGAAAATGGATGCAACTACATATAAAAATGGAATCATTATCAAATACATTAATGATAACTATTACGCAGTTAAAATGGATGGAGAAGGAAAGGATGATATCACTTTTCAGGGGAAAACATTTAAATATGTTCAGCAAGGAAGAAGTAAATTTCATCAATTAGCGGCAGCTATTATGAGAGGTAAAATGAGTTACCCTTCTACAGCTTTTTTCGATAAAGATTTAAAGTTAATACAAACTGTACCAGGTTATTTAGCCAAAGAAAGATTTGAAAAGGTATTGGCTTATTTTAACAATGACAATTATAAAAAAACTGCTTGGAAAGATTTTGAAAAGAACTTTAAAAGTTCAATTTAGCAAGGTAGTTTTAGTACTTCAAAATATATGCGCCATTTTTACGAGTATTGTAAAATGGCGTTTTTTCTTTCTCGCAAGTTGCTTCCCATCGATTGATATAACTTTTATAGTTACTCCCGTCAACAACAATTATTTTAGGATTTAAACGAGTAATGAGTCTTGTTAAGTTTATTTTCGGAGAGTATTGTAGTATTACGATTGGCTTTCTTAGAGTGATGTTATAAATTCCTAAACTATCTACTAAAAGAATTGTGTCATTTCTTAATGAAAGAACATTAGGAATGTTATTTCGGAACTGTATGGTAGTTTTCTTATGTGTTTTGTAAGGGGCTACAACATTATAAATATATGGAGTAATGCTGTCATTGTAGTAAAGCAAAAATTTTCTCCCATTTCGTACTCCTATAAGAGAACTCTTGGTTTTATGAAAGACAATAAGTTCTTTTGTGGTGGTGGTTTTATAGTGCTTAGCTAACAATATGAATTGTACACCAATGATTGAAAGAAGTAATGAAACTAAAAGGAGTTTTCGTTTTTTCTGAATTATCATTTGAAAGAAGAGAATAATACATAAATACCAAACAAATACTTCGGGTAGTGATAGACTAATTTCTTTAAGTAAGAAAGCCTCTTGATGTCCAATCCAATTGATGAGAGAGTTCATTGAAGAAATTATGAACTCATAAATTGTAACAATAATTGTAGGAAGAAGGTCGGTTAAAGCTAAGAGAATTATAATAATTCCACTAATAAGAATGGTGGCAAGAAAAGGAATGATGAGAAGATTAGAAAGAATAAACAACATAGGGAACTGATTAAAATAATATAGACTCAGAGGTAGTATTGCAGTTTGTGCAGCAATAGAAACGGTAAAAAGTTGCCAGAATTTATCAATCAGCGCATATTTGGGTTTCCATAAAGCATACAATAGTGGTTGTATCCAAACAATTCCGAAAACAGCTAAGTAGCTTAATTGAAATCCAACATCGAATAAGAATAGAGGGTTAATTAGTAGTAACAAAAGCATAGAGCTAATTAATGAATGCTCTATGAGTTGTTTCCTTTTGAATATAAGACTAATCGAAACAAATGAAAACATGGTTGTAGCTCTTACTACAGAAGCAGATAAGCCTGCTATAAAGGCAAAAGACCATAAGCAACCAATAAGAAGTGCAGTTTTTATAAAACGACCTTGTTTATACCTTTCTAAAAAAGAAAAAAGAAGCGATAAGAACCATAAAATGACACCTATATGTAGTCCGGAAATTGCTAGAATATGAATTGCACCTGCTTTTGTATAACTATCAAGTAGTTCCTTGGAGATCTGTTGCCGTTCTCCAAGAAGTAATGCGTTTATAATCGTTAACGTTTCTTTTGAAAAATGGTATTTTTTTAATGTACACTTAATTTTATCTCTAATATTGGAGGCTATTCTATAAAAGGATGGAGAGCTCGTTTTTAAAGTTTTAAAGCTTTCATGTTTTGTAAAAACCTGATGATAAATGTGTTGTTTGGCTAAATAACTTTTATAATCAAACTGATATGGGTTTAAGGGTGAAGGTAATTCTTGAAATATAAGATATAAATAAAGTTGATCTCCTATTGTAGGAGGCTTTTGGATAGTGTCAATAGAAATGTTTAACAGTATATGACCAGATGTCTTCTTACTGTTAATTTGAGATACTTTTGCTACGAATTTGTAATTGAATTGACTTGGTTTTAGAATTTTTTGAATGGTTAGAATTCCTGAGCAATCTTTTTTATAATGTTTGAGATAATAATCTTTACGATTTCGAGGGTTCTGAATTAGTAAGATGCTAATACCAATTAGAACAAAGAGACAACTGCTTAAAATAGAAAATGAGATTTTGATGTTTTTCCATTTTAAAAGGAAAAGAATAACGAATAAAATTGAAGTAAAGATGTAAAGATTGTTTATTCCAAAACACCAAATATTCCATTGAAACTGTAAAATGATTCCAATGATTAAAAAGAGTAGAAATGAGGTAGGTGTGTAACGAACCAATTTTTTCATAGCACGTTAAAGCTATAGAAAAAACAAGGAGAAGAAAAGATGGCTGTACCTTTTCTAAATATAAGCTATTAAAAAGTGTAGGTTAATCTATGTTTTACAAAAATAAATGTGTAGCTGTAGTAGCTAGTTTTAAAGATTTGGTGTGTTCATTAAAATAAAAATGGAATGATATATTGAAAAAGCAAAACAAGAAGTCCAATAGCAATAAGATTTAGTACAATACCAACCTTTGCCATTTGATGTACTTTTATGTATCCACTCGCAAAAACTATAGCATTTGGTGGAGTGGCCATAGGAAGCATAAATGCACAGCTACTCGCAATGGTTACAGGAATTAGTAAATTAAGTATAGGTATTTGTAGGCCAATAGCTATACCCGCTACTACTGGAGCTAATACGGCTACTAGTGCTACATTACTCATCAATTCTGTCATAAAAAGCATCAGGAATATTAATAAAGAAGCTGTCAGTAAAACACTGATATTACTAGAGGCAATGGCAGTCGAAACTAAATCAACAATACCACTACTAGACATTCCTTTTGCAAGTGCTAATCCACCTCCAAAAAGTATTAAAATTCCCCATGCTAGTTTTTCTGTGTCTTTCCATTGTAAGATAAATTCTCCTTTTTTAAAATTAAAGGGAATAGCAAAAAGAGAAACCGCTGCAATCATACTAATAATAGTATCTGATAACTTTAATCCAGGAAACAACTTATTGATTAAAGTTCTAAAAATCCATAAGAAAACAGTAATTGCAAAAACAAGTAATACTTGCTTTTCTTTGGCCGATAATTTTCCTAGTTTGTTTAATTCTGAATCAATTACCTGTCTAGAAGCTTTAAATTGGAGGTTTTTGTTTGGATACATCCATTTTACTAAAACGAAATAAACAATAGTAATCATGACTATAGAAAATGGTAATCCAATGGCCATCCATTGTAAAAAGGAAATCTCTATTTGATATTCATTTTCAAGTAACCCTATTAAAACGGAGTTTGGAGGTGTGCCAATGATAGTAGCTATTCCGCCAGCATTTGCCGAGAATGCAATTCCTAGCATGGTAGCTAAAGCAAAGTTCTTGTCGTCTTTAGTAAAGCCATCTTCATCGTTTATCAATAGTTGAATGACTGATAAAGCTATAGGAAGCATTACTACGGTACTCGCTGTATTACTTATCCACATACTCAACAAACCTGTAGCAATCATAAACCCTAAAATAACCTTATTAGGAGTAGTTCCTGTAATTTTTATAATAGTAAGTGCAATACGTTTATGCAAGTTTACTTTCTCTAATGCTAACGCCAATACAAAGCCACCAAAGAAAAGAAAAATGATAGGACTCCCATAGTTAGCACCTACTTCAGCAATGGGCATAATTTTTAATAAGGGAAACAAAATTAAAGGCAATAACGCAGTAACGGAAATTGATACTGCTTCTGTTATCCACCAAGTAATCATCCATAGAGCTACTCCAATAACAGCATCTCCAATATCAGATATCATTTCAAAAGGTAGGTTTATGGTGATAAAAAAAATCAGTGGTCCTAGAATGAGACCAATTTTTTTTGAGTTTGGCATAACAAATAATAAGTTGACTTAAAGGAATCGAATATAATTGATTTCAAACAAATAAGTAAAAAAATGTAATTTCTTTTGTAGAGTGTTTTTAACCTCAGTGAGGATAGAAAATTGTAAGTAATAAAAAAGAGGAACTATATTCTTATAGTTCCTCTTTTTTGTTTTATATAAGTAAAATTATAATACTTCTACGAATAAACCTTCTTCAGTTTTTTCAACCTTAGCTATCTTATTTTTTGTTAATCCTTTGATGGTTTTATCCCATTTTTTGTTCGATAATCCGCTTTCAGCTTTTAAATCATTCAAACCAATTTTTTCAGCTTTTTGAAGTATAGCAAAAACAGCTTTTTCATCATCGTTTAATTCAACAGCAGGAGCTTTTTTCTCTGGTTTCATCTGAGGGAAGAATAGTACTTCTTGGATAGATGGATTGTTTGTTAAATACATAATTAAACGATCCATTCCAATTCCTAATCCAGAGGTTGGAGGCATTCCATATTCTAAAGCACGTAAGAAATCTTGATCAATAAACTCACCAGCTTCATCATCTCCTCTTTCAGCTAATTTTAATTGAGCCTCAAAACGTTCACGTTGGTCAATTGGGTCATTTAACTCAGAATATGCGTTTGCAATTTCTTTACCACAAACCATTAACTCAAAACGTTCTGTTAATTCCGGATTGTCTCTATGTTCTTTACATAAAGGAGACATTTCTTTTGGGTAATCGGTAATAAAAGTTGGTTGAATGTAGTTTCCTTCACATTTCTCACCAAAAATTTCATCGATTAACTTTCCTTTACCCATAGTATCATCTACCTCGATACCCATATCTTGAGCCGCTTTACGAATCTCATCTTCTGTTTTACCAGTAATATCAAATCCTGTAAAATGCTTAATAGAGTCTGCCATAGTTACACGAGCATATGGAGCTTTAAAGTCTACCTCGTATTCACCAAAAGTAGCTTTTGAAGTCCCGTTTACTGCAATAGCACAGTGCTCTAAAAGCTTTTCAGTAAACTCCATCATCCAGTTGTAGTCTTTGTAAGCCACGTAAATTTCCATGGCTGTAAACTCTGGATTGTGAGTTCTGTCCATTCCTTCGTTACGGAAATTCTTAGAAAACTCATATACTCCATCAAAACCACCAACAATTAAACGTTTTAAGTATAACTCATTAGCAATACGCATATATAATGGAATGTCTAATGCATTGTGATGTGTAATAAATGGTCTAGCAGCAGCACCTCCTGGTATTGGCTGTAAAATTGGTGTTTCAACTTCAAAATATCCAGCATCATTAAAAAACTGACGCATTGCGTTGAATAACTTAGTACGCTTAACGAAAACCTCTTTTACATTTGGATTTACAACTAAATCTGCGTAACGCTGACGGTAACGCATTTCAGGATCAGTAAATCCGTCGAATGTATTTCCTTCAGCATCAACTTTTGGTAATGGTAATGGCTTTAAAGATTTACTTAATAACTTAAAATCTTTAACCATTACCGTGATTTCTCCAACTTGAGTTTTAAACAACTCTCCTTCGATACCTACAAAATCACCAATATCTAATAGTTTCTTATAAACTTCGTTGTATAAAGTCTTGTCTTCTTCAGTACAAATTTCATCGCGATTAAAATATACCTGTACTCTTCCTTCACTATCTTGCAATTCTGCGAAAGAAGCTTTTCCTTGGATACGACGAGACATTAATCTACCAGCTATTACCACCTTTTTGCCTTCTTCAAAGTCCTGTTTAATCGCTTTTGAATTTGAATCTAATGGAAATAAATCTGCTGGGTATGGATTGATACCTAACTCACGTAACTTCGTAAGTTTTTCTCTACGTACAACTTCTTGTTCTGATAATTGCATGATTAACTTTTTGTTGTTTAAATTTAAAGGGGCAAAGATACAATCAATTACAAAACTAAACAACGTTAACAAATAGGAGATTTTTGTAAAAAATTATTTTTTTATTTGGTAGAATTAAAAAAGTGTGTATATTTGCAGGCTGTCTTTTTTTAAAAGCAGCATTTAGTTGTGTTGTTAAGGTGTTAAATCACCTAGGTTTTGTTAACCGATGGAAAGCTTCCCTGAGATGGGTTGCTTTTTTTTTGCTCTTAATTTAACTGAAAAAAGCTCCTTTGTAGCTCCAGAAGTCCATCATAAAGAGAATTAAATAGATTATAGAGATCGAGAATTTTATAGTAGCAGAAGCTAAAAACCCTATGAATGCTCCAAATGATGCTTTGATTGCTCTGGAAGTGTCTTTACTATCATAAATTAACTCACCAATAAAAGCTCCTACGAAAGCACCAATCAACATTCCAAAAGGAATAGGAGAAAGTAATCCTACAATTAATCCAATAGTAGTTCCATAAACTCCATATTTGGTGCCTCCAAAACGTTTTGTTCCTAAGGCGGGTATAAAATAATCTATGATAAATATAAAAATGGCAATACCAAGTGTAATTCCTAGGAAAGTCCAATTTTGAGGTATAACGCTAGTAGAATATAGAAGGAGTAATCCAACCCAACTAGTTAATGGGCCAGGTAAAATAGGTAAAAAAGAACCAATTAAGCCTAGACAAATAAATAGAAATCCTAAGATTAATAAGAGTAAATCCATTGAAATTTTTATTGATATGACGAATATAAAAACTGTTTGTTACATAATTAAATGAACTAAAAAATTAGTTTAAACTAATTTTTTAGTTATATTTGTGAGAGATAATTCATGTAAAGTATGAGAAAGAGTATCATAATAACTTTCATATCAATGATTTTTATTGGGTGTAATAATGGTAGAACTTATGAAGAAGTAACCAATTTTGAGCGGGAATATAAATTCGATTTTGAGATTGAAGAAAAGGTGCAAAAAGATACGGTGCCATGGAAACATCAATTGTCTGCTGGAGAATATGCTTTAAAAGGAAGTTATAAGAAAGCTCTAAAAGAATGGGGGAAAGTTATGAGAGGGAGAGAACTGTATTATTCTGAAAAAGAAATAGACTCCTTGAAAGCAAACTTTACGTTGGTAAATGCTAAACAGGAAATTGTAGCGCAATCGAAAGAAACAAGTATTGTGATTATTAATGAAGCACATCATAATACTTTCCATCGACTGTTTACAAAATCGTTGTTAAAAGATTTGTACGAAACTGGTTATCGTTATTTGGGATTAGAGGCTTTAATGAATGGCGATGAAAAAGACGCTTTTCTAAATACAAGAAAATACCCAATTAAGAAGAGTGGTTATTACACTAATGACCCTAATTTTTCAAAGTTAATTCGAGAAGCAACTGCAATAGGTTATCAAGTATTTTCTTATGAACAAACCTCTGGAGTTAATGGTAAAGAAAGAGAAATTGAACAAGCAAAAAATATACAGGAAATACTAAAAACCTCTAAGGGTAAGATTTTGATTCATTGCGGTTTTGATCATGTATTGGAAGGTAGTAAAAGGGGGTGGGAAAAGGCTATGGCAGGAAGAATAAAGGAATTTACAGGGGTTGATCCTTTAACAGTTAATCAAACTCAGTTTAGTGAAAGAGGAGAGGAAAGATATAATCACCCAATGTTGAAAGCTTTGCAAGTTAAAGAATCATCGGTGTTAAAAAATAAACATGATAGTATTGTAGGATACACTAGACGAAACTCTTGGACAGACATTGCCGTGCTACACCCTACAATAGAAGAGGAAGAAGGACAAGTAGTAGAGAAAAACTCAATTGAGCATGTATTGAATTTTGATAAAATCGATTTGGAATATCCGTTAATGGTGTTAGGTTTTAAAGAAGGAGATGATATTCATAAGGCGGTTCCGATACTCGTTACAGAATTAAAGGGGAAAAAGTCTGAGTTAAAGTTGTTATTGCCTCAAAAAGGGACGTATATATTTGTTGTTGTGAATAAAGAAAACAGAGCAGTTAAATTTAAAGAATCAGTATAAATTAGTTTAAATGAGCAAACAATTAACAAAAGCAGAAGAGCAAATAATGCAAGTTTTGTGGCAATTAAAAAAAGCTTCTGTAAAAGAAGTAATAGAGGAGTTACCAGAGCCAAAGCCTGCATACAATACGGTTTCTACTATTGTAAGAATATTAGAAACGAAGGAATTTGTAGGGCATGAGCCTAAAGGAAGGGGATATGTGTATTTTCCTTTGATAGCGAAAGATGATTATAGTAATCAGAGTTTACACAAATTGATGAATGGTTATTTTGGAGGGTCTTTTAAAAGTATGGTCTCGTTTTTTATGAAGGAAAATAAAATGGACATTACTGAATTAGAAAGTATTTTAAAGGAA
The sequence above is a segment of the Tenacibaculum sp. 190130A14a genome. Coding sequences within it:
- a CDS encoding peptide MFS transporter: MSSDIENLFKDKVLGHPAGLFVLFFTEMWERFSYYGMRAILVIFLTGAVTGNNPGWGWDTSAALSLLGTYALFVYLTPIVGGWLADNKIGYRMAVVIGALLMTLGHAAMAVETPTFLYIGIALLIVGNGFFKPNMTSIISKMYAGKDDKKDGAYNIFYMGVNAGAFIGIMLCGWVGEKVGWSYGFGLAGIFMLLGMLQFYYAQPIFGSLGDKPKNEEKDMIDTLVENPDNGGVKLNKFSVLDYSLIGVFIVSALIFIINDPLSKIGDIQALNFTVAGMGDSLFFALVAAISFILLLIVRIPRYTRIERDRMIAFTIFCLFTIFFWAAFEQAAGSLPIYTRDFTDRVLEGTAGSVFKIVDLLVTVVPMGIITYVLYSLFKKTFNKISLSNIILGVSFLIVWAIILYKLYIEFSDPKAEVPITWFAILNSLFIIAFAPLFTKWWDSKYNPPASVKYGLGLIIMAIGFGLLAFAASDIPLGAKTAKLSMVWLVLAYLFHTLGELCLSPMGLSYLSKLVPARMVAFMFGVYYLAIAIGNKLAHYIGGDIEKITEESGLSFFFLIFTIVPIALGLLSFALHPLLKRLMHGVK
- a CDS encoding thioredoxin family protein encodes the protein MKKLILLAFIFVGTIQMTAQNEINWLSFEEAIEKSKENPKPILVDLYTDWCGWCKKMDATTYKNGIIIKYINDNYYAVKMDGEGKDDITFQGKTFKYVQQGRSKFHQLAAAIMRGKMSYPSTAFFDKDLKLIQTVPGYLAKERFEKVLAYFNNDNYKKTAWKDFEKNFKSSI
- a CDS encoding ComEC/Rec2 family competence protein, whose protein sequence is MKKLVRYTPTSFLLFLIIGIILQFQWNIWCFGINNLYIFTSILFVILFLLKWKNIKISFSILSSCLFVLIGISILLIQNPRNRKDYYLKHYKKDCSGILTIQKILKPSQFNYKFVAKVSQINSKKTSGHILLNISIDTIQKPPTIGDQLYLYLIFQELPSPLNPYQFDYKSYLAKQHIYHQVFTKHESFKTLKTSSPSFYRIASNIRDKIKCTLKKYHFSKETLTIINALLLGERQQISKELLDSYTKAGAIHILAISGLHIGVILWFLSLLFSFLERYKQGRFIKTALLIGCLWSFAFIAGLSASVVRATTMFSFVSISLIFKRKQLIEHSLISSMLLLLLINPLFLFDVGFQLSYLAVFGIVWIQPLLYALWKPKYALIDKFWQLFTVSIAAQTAILPLSLYYFNQFPMLFILSNLLIIPFLATILISGIIIILLALTDLLPTIIVTIYEFIISSMNSLINWIGHQEAFLLKEISLSLPEVFVWYLCIILFFQMIIQKKRKLLLVSLLLSIIGVQFILLAKHYKTTTTKELIVFHKTKSSLIGVRNGRKFLLYYNDSITPYIYNVVAPYKTHKKTTIQFRNNIPNVLSLRNDTILLVDSLGIYNITLRKPIVILQYSPKINLTRLITRLNPKIIVVDGSNYKSYINRWEATCEKEKTPFYNTRKNGAYILKY
- a CDS encoding DASS family sodium-coupled anion symporter; translated protein: MPNSKKIGLILGPLIFFITINLPFEMISDIGDAVIGVALWMITWWITEAVSISVTALLPLILFPLLKIMPIAEVGANYGSPIIFLFFGGFVLALALEKVNLHKRIALTIIKITGTTPNKVILGFMIATGLLSMWISNTASTVVMLPIALSVIQLLINDEDGFTKDDKNFALATMLGIAFSANAGGIATIIGTPPNSVLIGLLENEYQIEISFLQWMAIGLPFSIVMITIVYFVLVKWMYPNKNLQFKASRQVIDSELNKLGKLSAKEKQVLLVFAITVFLWIFRTLINKLFPGLKLSDTIISMIAAVSLFAIPFNFKKGEFILQWKDTEKLAWGILILFGGGLALAKGMSSSGIVDLVSTAIASSNISVLLTASLLIFLMLFMTELMSNVALVAVLAPVVAGIAIGLQIPILNLLIPVTIASSCAFMLPMATPPNAIVFASGYIKVHQMAKVGIVLNLIAIGLLVLLFQYIIPFLF
- the lysS gene encoding lysine--tRNA ligase; this encodes MQLSEQEVVRREKLTKLRELGINPYPADLFPLDSNSKAIKQDFEEGKKVVIAGRLMSRRIQGKASFAELQDSEGRVQVYFNRDEICTEEDKTLYNEVYKKLLDIGDFVGIEGELFKTQVGEITVMVKDFKLLSKSLKPLPLPKVDAEGNTFDGFTDPEMRYRQRYADLVVNPNVKEVFVKRTKLFNAMRQFFNDAGYFEVETPILQPIPGGAAARPFITHHNALDIPLYMRIANELYLKRLIVGGFDGVYEFSKNFRNEGMDRTHNPEFTAMEIYVAYKDYNWMMEFTEKLLEHCAIAVNGTSKATFGEYEVDFKAPYARVTMADSIKHFTGFDITGKTEDEIRKAAQDMGIEVDDTMGKGKLIDEIFGEKCEGNYIQPTFITDYPKEMSPLCKEHRDNPELTERFELMVCGKEIANAYSELNDPIDQRERFEAQLKLAERGDDEAGEFIDQDFLRALEYGMPPTSGLGIGMDRLIMYLTNNPSIQEVLFFPQMKPEKKAPAVELNDDEKAVFAILQKAEKIGLNDLKAESGLSNKKWDKTIKGLTKNKIAKVEKTEEGLFVEVL
- a CDS encoding DUF456 domain-containing protein, whose product is MDLLLLILGFLFICLGLIGSFLPILPGPLTSWVGLLLLYSTSVIPQNWTFLGITLGIAIFIFIIDYFIPALGTKRFGGTKYGVYGTTIGLIVGLLSPIPFGMLIGAFVGAFIGELIYDSKDTSRAIKASFGAFIGFLASATIKFSISIIYLILFMMDFWSYKGAFFS
- a CDS encoding BlaI/MecI/CopY family transcriptional regulator, whose translation is MSKQLTKAEEQIMQVLWQLKKASVKEVIEELPEPKPAYNTVSTIVRILETKEFVGHEPKGRGYVYFPLIAKDDYSNQSLHKLMNGYFGGSFKSMVSFFMKENKMDITELESILKEVDKNKKNEN